A region from the Alnus glutinosa chromosome 5, dhAlnGlut1.1, whole genome shotgun sequence genome encodes:
- the LOC133868743 gene encoding protein PYRICULARIA ORYZAE RESISTANCE 21-like isoform X2 has protein sequence MAEKVVTTMMVLKVVDLQCCRCYKKVKKVLCKFPQVQDQIYDEKQNKVTIKVVSSCPEKIMQKIRCKGGKCIMCIEIKPPPPPPPGPKLSTPPAQKRDKTPPRPPPPPCKVPVFIPVCLPPYPIDVRCKPCPGQPLPCSCGCGGSRGCNVSRQPLPCSCGCGGSRGCNVSRPGQPLPCSCGCGGSRGCYVSRCDYFCEENPSECRVM, from the exons ATGGCGGAGAAG GTCGTCACAACAATGATGGTGCTGAAGGTTGTTGATCTTCAGTGCTGTCGCTGCtacaagaaggtgaagaaagtTCTATGTAAATTCCCAc AAGTACAAGACCAGATATACGACGAGAAGCAAAACAAGGTGACAATCAAAGTGGTGAGCTCCTGTCCCGAAAAGATTATGCAAAAGATACGCTGCAAGGGTGGTAAATGCATTATGTGCATTGAGATCAAACCTCCACCTCCTCCGCCCCCGGGCCCGAAGCTTTCAACTCCTCCTGCCCAGAAGCGGGATAAGACTCCTCCACGGCCTCCTCCGCCGCCTTGCAAGGTCCCTGTGTTTATACCGGTTTGCTTACCACCTTACCCGATTGATGTGCGTTGCAAACCATGTCCTGGCCAGCCGCTCCCTTGTTCTTGTGGTTGTGGTGGGTCTAGGGGTTGCAACGTGAGCCGCCAGCCGCTCCCCTGTTCTTGTGGTTGTGGTGGGTCTAGGGGTTGCAACGTGAGCCGCCCTGGCCAGCCGCTCCCCTGTTCTTGTGGTTGTGGTGGGTCTAGGGGTTGCTACGTGAGCCGCTGTGATTACTTTTGTGAAGAAAATCCATCAGAATGCAGAGTCATGTAA
- the LOC133868743 gene encoding protein PYRICULARIA ORYZAE RESISTANCE 21-like isoform X5, whose protein sequence is MMVLKVVDLQCCRCYKKVKKVLCKFPQVQDQIYDEKQNKVTIKVVSSCPEKIMQKIRCKGGKCIMCIEIKPPPPPPPGPKLSTPPAQKRDKTPPRPPPPPCKVPVFIPVCLPPYPIDVRCKPCPGQPLPCSCGCGGSRGCNVSRQPLPCSCGCGGSRGCNVSRPGQPLPCSCGCGGSRGCYVSRCDYFCEENPSECRVM, encoded by the exons ATGATGGTGCTGAAGGTTGTTGATCTTCAGTGCTGTCGCTGCtacaagaaggtgaagaaagtTCTATGTAAATTCCCAc AAGTACAAGACCAGATATACGACGAGAAGCAAAACAAGGTGACAATCAAAGTGGTGAGCTCCTGTCCCGAAAAGATTATGCAAAAGATACGCTGCAAGGGTGGTAAATGCATTATGTGCATTGAGATCAAACCTCCACCTCCTCCGCCCCCGGGCCCGAAGCTTTCAACTCCTCCTGCCCAGAAGCGGGATAAGACTCCTCCACGGCCTCCTCCGCCGCCTTGCAAGGTCCCTGTGTTTATACCGGTTTGCTTACCACCTTACCCGATTGATGTGCGTTGCAAACCATGTCCTGGCCAGCCGCTCCCTTGTTCTTGTGGTTGTGGTGGGTCTAGGGGTTGCAACGTGAGCCGCCAGCCGCTCCCCTGTTCTTGTGGTTGTGGTGGGTCTAGGGGTTGCAACGTGAGCCGCCCTGGCCAGCCGCTCCCCTGTTCTTGTGGTTGTGGTGGGTCTAGGGGTTGCTACGTGAGCCGCTGTGATTACTTTTGTGAAGAAAATCCATCAGAATGCAGAGTCATGTAA
- the LOC133868743 gene encoding protein PYRICULARIA ORYZAE RESISTANCE 21-like isoform X3 has translation MAEKVVTTMMVLKVVDLQCCRCYKKVKKVLCKFPQVQDQIYDEKQNKVTIKVVSSCPEKIMQKIRCKGGKCIMCIEIKPPPPPPPGPKLSTPPAQKRDKTPPRPPPPPCKVPVFIPVCLPPYPIDVRCKPCPGQPLPCSCGCGGSRGCNVSRQPLPCSCGCGGSRGCNVSRPGQPLPCSCGCGGSRGCYVSRCDYFCEENPSECRVM, from the exons GTCGTCACAACAATGATGGTGCTGAAGGTTGTTGATCTTCAGTGCTGTCGCTGCtacaagaaggtgaagaaagtTCTATGTAAATTCCCAc AAGTACAAGACCAGATATACGACGAGAAGCAAAACAAGGTGACAATCAAAGTGGTGAGCTCCTGTCCCGAAAAGATTATGCAAAAGATACGCTGCAAGGGTGGTAAATGCATTATGTGCATTGAGATCAAACCTCCACCTCCTCCGCCCCCGGGCCCGAAGCTTTCAACTCCTCCTGCCCAGAAGCGGGATAAGACTCCTCCACGGCCTCCTCCGCCGCCTTGCAAGGTCCCTGTGTTTATACCGGTTTGCTTACCACCTTACCCGATTGATGTGCGTTGCAAACCATGTCCTGGCCAGCCGCTCCCTTGTTCTTGTGGTTGTGGTGGGTCTAGGGGTTGCAACGTGAGCCGCCAGCCGCTCCCCTGTTCTTGTGGTTGTGGTGGGTCTAGGGGTTGCAACGTGAGCCGCCCTGGCCAGCCGCTCCCCTGTTCTTGTGGTTGTGGTGGGTCTAGGGGTTGCTACGTGAGCCGCTGTGATTACTTTTGTGAAGAAAATCCATCAGAATGCAGAGTCATGTAA